From Chloracidobacterium thermophilum B:
CGGAGGAGACCCCGCGATTTAGAGAGGAGTGCAGCGGGCGCTCTTCGCGGGAGTCCGAGCGCGTCTCCGGCGGGCGAGCCTGTCCCCCGCTTTTCTGTGGGTAGGCAGACGGCTCTACAACCGGTGGACGGGCTGGCGAAGGTGTCCGCGTCGTTGGAACCGTAAATTGCCGAATCACGGGCTGGGTTGGGGCTGCGGGCGTGACTGGCGTGGCTGCCTTCGCGGCTGTGCCACCGCCATTGACCGGCTGCGCCGTGGGTGGCGATGAAGGCACAGGAATAGGTCTGATGCTCGTGGTGGGTTGCGCCTCTGTGGCTTTCAGTTCTGCAGTCTGGGATGTCGCTGGTGGTGTTGCATCGGTGGTCGTTTCCGCCGCTGGAACTGGTTTCACGGATGGAGTGGAAAGGGTGACGACGCGCAACGTGGATTCTGGAGCCTTTGCCGGCGAGACCGCCGATGAGGTTCCTGCTGAGACCGTCGGTGCTGTTTCGTGCGCCTGTTTCTCCGCCAGCAAGTCGGTTTCGGGCGTTTTCTTGACGAGCCGAACACTGGTAGCACTTGTGACCGGTTGGGAGAGAGCTGGAGCAGCCGGCTCGGTGGTTGGCACTGAAGAGGATAAAACATTGGGCAGAATGGTTCCTGGCGGTAACTTGCGGAGCTTTGGGGCTGGCGGAGGCGTGTTGGCCGTGGAGGCACGGTTGGGGTTGTACTGCTCACGTACCCGGTGAGCAATCGCTTGGTCAATGCTGCTGGACGGGACATAGCTGCCACTGACACCAATCCGCTGGAGGTCCTCGATGATTCGCTTGCTGTCCACCTTAAGTTCTTTGGCTAGCTCGTAAATCCTGATTTTTGTCGTCATGCGCGTTCCCTACCCTCCATTTCCAACACTGGTTCCCGTCCGCCGGCCGCAGGGACTCAGGCACCCGGCTGAAGCTCCGGCTCACCCTCTGGCGCGATGGCATCTGTCGTCGGACTGTCCAGCGCCGCTGCGGCCGGAGCGGCGTCCGTGTCCGTTGCGGTTGGTGCGTCAGCCGTGCCCCCGGATTGGAGCGACACCTCGGCCGTGTCCTCCGGTGTCGCTTCCGCCCCGGCTGCAAGCTCCGGTGCGGCTTCTTCTGCCGCCGTTTCCGATGCGGCTTCTTCGTTTGTCCCTGTGGCTGGCAGGAGTTGTCGGGCCTGCTCAATCAGTGCCACGGCTTCATCGAAGCTGATGTCCAGGATGCTGGCCACATCGTTGACATTGGCATCGGCCAGCTCTTCAAGGGTGGCAATGCCAGCTTTCTTCAGATACTGGGCATAGGCCGGATTGAGAGCCGCCAAATCGGTCAGCGGAACATCCGGCCGCGAAAGCAGGGACTGGAACTGGCTGGCCACTTCGCGTTTCATTTCGGCATCGCTGCGGATGTCAATGTTCCACCCCACGAGTTTGGAGGCCAGCCGGACGTTCTGCCCCCGTTTGCCGATGGCCAGACTGAGCTGGGATTCCTCAACAATGACTTCAAGGCGCTGGTTGGTGAAATCGGTAATCTGGACACGGCTCACCTTGGCCGGAGAGAGGGCGTTGGCGGCAAACACCACCGGGTCCTCCGACCACGGAATGATGTCAATTTTTTCACCGCGCAGCTCCCGGATGACGGCCTGTACGCGCGAACCCTTCATCCCGACACAGGCGCCCACCGGGTCCACATCCGGGTCATTCGAGGCCACGCCCACCTTTGCCCGCTCGCCCGGTTCCCGTGCCGCCGCCTTGATGGTCACAGTTCCGTCGTAGATTTCAGGGACTTCCATCTCAAACAGCCGCTTGAGCAGTTCGGGACTGGTGCGCGAAACGTGAACCTGCGGACCCTTGGCATCTTTCGTCACCTGGGTGATGACGACCCGTACCCGGTCGTTCTGGCTGAAGTTTTCCGCCGGCGACTGTTCGGAGCGGGGCAGCAGGGCCTCCGTGCGCCCGATGTCAAGGATGATGTTGCCCCGCTCAAAGCGTTTGACGACGCCGTGGACAATCTCCCCCACACGCCCGATGTATTCGTTGTAGATGTTTTCGCGTTCGGCTTCCCGCACCTTCTGGATGATGATTTGTTTGGCGGTTTGCGCGGCGATGCGGCCGAGTTCCTCGAAGCGGTCCTGCCGTGGCTCGTAAAGCACATCGCCAATTTCTGCCGAGGCGTCAGCCTGAAGGGCTTCTTCAAGGGAGACTTCCGTTTCCGGGCAGACGACGACATCAGTCACACGCTTGGCGGCGTAGAGTTCCATGCGGTGGCTTTCCTCGCTGTAAATAGCCACGAGGTTTTCATTCGACTTGAAGTGCCGCCGCGCCGCGGCCGTCACTGCATCCTGCAGGGCCTCGATGATGATGCGTGGGTCAATGTTTTTGTCCCGGCTGATAGCCTGAATCTGCTCTGACAGTATGGACATAGCTTGCTTGCCTCCGTCTGGACACCACTACGGTCTGGTATCCGCCGCATCTTTTTCGCGCTCCCGTTCACGTGCGGCACGTTTTGCTTCCGCCACGCGAAAGAGGTCTTCTGCCGTGACTTCGAGTTGGGCCTGGGCAATATCGGAAAACGCAATGGGGGTTTCCACACCAGCCTCGTTGCGCAGGATGATGACCGGCCCTTCCTCAGTGCGGACGGCAGCAATCCGTCCGCGAAACTGCCGCCTGCCGTTGAGCGCCACCGTTGTCCGCAGTCGCACGCGATGGCCGGTGAACCGTTGGTAGTCGGCCAGCCGGTACAGCCCACGTTCGACGCCTGGCGAGGAAACTTCCAGGGTGTAAGCGGTTGGCACGGCATCCACCGCGTCGAGATGGTCGCCGATACGCCGACTCAATGCCGCACAGTGGTCAAGGGTGATGCCGTTGGGATGGTCCACCACGACGCGCAAAAGATGCCGGCGTCCGAGCTTTTTCATCTCACAAACGACCAACTCGAACCCATCCTGCGTCACAAGGCGTTCGATGGTTTCGGCAATGTCCAAGCCCTGGTCCCTCGGTGCTGAAGTCGTGAGGACGACCGAATCCAGCCGCCGTCTCACCGTCCTGTGCCGTCGGGCGTGTGGAAGGCGTCCCTTGTCATGCTTCGCCTGTCTGTGCGCCCAAAATAAGTCGTTCAGTATAAACAACTGCAATAAAAGGGCAAGGGCTGGCGCCCCGAATGCGGAAGGAAACGCTGTCCGGTTTCAGTCGCCCGGCCCCGGAACGGTGAGTCTATCACGCAGCTGGCGCGTCCGGGCTTCGTCCCCGATGATGACAAACCGCAGGTTGCCCATGTACTTCCGGGCCGCCGCCCGCACCTGCTCCGGCGTGACGGCCTGCAGCCGGTCCAGTGAGGTGAAGTTCTGTCGCCACCCGCCGCCCACCAGTTCGTACAGCGCCAGGGCCGCCACCTGTCCGCTGTTGGTTTCTTCAGCCAGATAGGTCGTGGTGAGAAATTGCGCCACGGTAGCGCGCAACTCGGCCGGCTCGACAAGTTCCGTTTTGAGCCGTTCGATTTCCTTCAGCATCACTTCCACCGCCTGCGGGGCGGACACCGAAGAGACATAGATGCCGCCCAGGTTGGCCCCCTGGGCCGTCAGAAAGGCCGTCGGCGCATAGGAGAGGTTCCGCTTGACGCGCACTTCTTCAAAAATCCGGTCCCGCAGAACGGCCGCTGCCAGGCGCAGCGCCGGAAAGTCCGGCGCGGTGAGGGGCGGGGCCGCATAGACGCCCTGCACGTAGTCGGTCGGCATGGAACGGTTGACGATGGTCACATCCGCTTCTGCCCAGGACAGGGGCGGCAGCGGTTTCGGAGGCGTTCCGGCCGGCAGCCCGGCAAACAGCCGGGTGGCCTCGGTGGCAATGCGCTCAGGCGCAACATCGCCCACGACGACGAGCAGCATCCGTTTCGTCGTCAGAAGCCGGGCATAATGGGCGCGCACATCCGCCACGCTGAGACGTGCCAGGGCTTCCGGCGTCCCGGTTGGCGTCGCCGCGTAGGGATGCTGGCGGTACACGGCTGTGGCCTGGGTTTTCTGCAACAGGGCATCGGGATCGTCTTCATCATCGAGCAGGGAAGCCAGCAGCCGCTCGCGCGTCAGCGCGACATCCTCTGCCTCGAAACGCGGATGGCGGACGACATCGGCAAAGAGTTTCCAGCTCTGCTCAAAGGTCTGGCGGGTGCTGGCCAGGGTGAGCGCCGAGTAATCGTACGTCACAAGGTAGCTCAGACTACAGCCCAGGCGCGCCGTTTCCCGGCGCAGAAGGGCGCGGGGGAAACGGCGGCTCGCCTCGGTGGCCGTTGCCAGCGTCAGTGCCTCGATACCGGCCTGCGCCGGCGCGATGTTGCTGGCACCACCGGCAAAGAACAGTCCGACCGCCACGGTCTGACTGCCCGGACGCCGTTTGACGAGGGTTTTGACACCGGCAACGGTCTGCTCCGTGACGAAATCCTGCGGCCGGAGGCGGGGCGCGGTGTCCTGCGGCCGGGCCTGCACTGTCCAGTTGCCAGCCAATCCGCCAGCAACGACAAGGGTCAGCACCAGCACCAGTTGCCACCTGACCCGATGCTTGTCATAAAGCCTGGTGTCGGGATGTGTCCCGGATGTCATGTGGCGTGGCTGTGGCGTGGCGTTGTGCCACGGCTTCATCCAGCCCGATAGGATGTTCATGCCTGCCTCTCGAAATCGGCTTCCCGTCAACACGGGACGGTACGGACAAAGCTACAACCCAACCGCCAGTGCCGCCAACCGTGATACCTGTACCTTTTGACCGCCCGGTGCTGTTCCGTCTGCGCTCAATCGGCGACACGGTGCTGATGACGCCGGTATTGAGTGCCCTGAAGGCGTGGCGGCCGGACCTGCCCATTACCGTGGTGACGGAACCGCTTTCGGCTCCGCTGCTCGAACCGCATCCACTGGTGGATGAACTGTTTGTGATACCGCGCGCCCGGCGCGGCATCGCCGGCCTGGAGATGCGCCTTGGGGCTATTCGGCGGCTGCGGGCTGGAAACTTCGATATGGGCTTCAACCTGCACGGCGGCACAACGGCTGCCTGGCTGATGCGGCTGGCCGGTATCCCCCGGCGGGTTGGCTACGCACTGCCCAACACGCGCTGGCTGCTGACGCACGTGGCGCCGGCCCCAACCGAAATCTGGCAGAAGTCCACGATTCACTGTGTTGAACAGCAGCTCGGCCTGCTGAAGTTCGTCGGCGTGCCCGTGCCGTCACCGCTTCCACGGACGAAGCTCTACTGCGCGCCCCAGGCCCGTGCGGCCGTCACGGCGAAGCTGCGCCGGGCCGGTGTTTCCGGCCCCTACGCCGTCATTCACCCGGCGGCGGCTTTTCAGAGCAAGCAGTGGGCGGCAACGCATTTCGCCGACATTGTGAACTATCTGGCACAGCGTGGGTTGCAGCCGGTCATTGTGGTTGGGCCGGGAGAGGAGCCGGTGGCCGAAGCCGTCCGCCGTGCCCTGCCGGCGTCCCACCGGGCGCTGTTTTTCACGGACCTGCCGCTTTCCGAAACCATGGCGCTCATTGCCGGCTGTGCCTTTTTCGTGGGCAACGACAGCGGCCCAGCCCACATTGCGGCTGCTTTTGAGCGCCCGCTCGTGGTCATTTTCGGTTCGTCGAATGAAACCGTCTGGTCGCCGTGGACGAACGTCCCGCACCGGGTGGTGCGTCACCGGTTGCCATGTGTCCCGTGTGCCGGGCCGGTCTGTCAGGCCTTCCCGGAGCCGGAGTGTATCCGCCGGGTGACGGTAGCCGAGGTGACGTCCGCCATTGACGCTGTCTTTCCGGCTTAGTCTGCGCTTTGGCCGTTCTGCCGGACTGCCCTTGTCCTGCTCAGACGGGAATCAGGCTGACGACTGACCTCACGCAGAGCCGCGGAGAGGAACCCTTCATTCCCCATTCCCCATTTTCCATTCCCCATTCCTGTGGCGCACGTGCACGTGCAGCCCCGCATCAGTCCGTGCTACAACAGTCTGTCTCACCGTTTTCCAGGGTTGTTGGTTTCCATTGCTGCTGTTTTGGAAATGCTGCGTGTGTTTTGTCGCCAGGTGGCATGGTTGGCGCTGGTGGCGCTTCTCGGCGCGTATCTGTCAGGACCGCTGTCCGCGCCGGGGCAGGTGACGCGCCCCCGGCGGGTCGGTATCCCCGCCGGGTCCGCTGCCGGCATCGCCGAGCCGGAAATCCGCATTGCGCTGACCACGAACGCCGACTTCGCCACCGTAACCTGTGAAGGGCCCATGACCTGTTCCACCGGGGAGCCGTCTGATGACGTGCTGCCCATCACGGCCGGAAAGGCCACGGTGCAGCTCGAAGTCGGGACCCGCCCTGCGCCGGGCAGCGGGTCGGAGCGTTACCGCGTGGAAGTCGCTTCATTCCGGTCCCGGGAAGCGGCCACCGCTGCGGTTGTCCGGTTACGTGAGCAGGTCGCCGGGCCGGTAACGACGCGCTACGACGCACGTGAGCAGGCGTATGTCGTCGTTGTCGGGGATTGTGCCGCGCCGGAAGACGCCGAGGCGCTCATGGTGAGTGTGGTCAACGCCGGGTTTCGCCGTCCGGTCATCACCCGCGACGCGGCTCCGGGCGCTTCTCTTCCGCGCCTGGGCGTGACGGCCGAGGGCGGAAGCTCCCTGCTGCGCGGCGCACAACGCTGCACCTTCACAGCTCTGGAGGAAGAACGCGCGCCACTCAGATTTTCGGGCCAGTCCTACCGGGGACGCATCGAGGTTTTCCTCAACCGGCGCGGACGCCTGACCGTCGTCAACGTCGTTCCGCTGGAAGCCTATCTGCGCGGCGTCGTTCCCAATGAACTGTCGCCGACGGTGTTTTCCAACCTCGAAGCCCTCAAGGCCCAGGCGATTGCTGCCCGCACCTATGCCCTGAAAAATCGCGGCAAGTATGCCGCCGAAGGCTATGACCTGCTGCCGACGGCGGCTTCGCAGGTCTATCGTGGGCAGGGTTCGGAGCATCCGCTGTCAGACCGCGCGGTGCTGGAAACACGCGGCATCGTGGCCACCTACAACGGCGAACCGATAGATGCCCTCTACACTTCCACTTCCGGCGGGCGTACGGAAAGCTCCGAGTACGTCTTTGGCGCGCCGCAGCCGTACCTGAAAAGCGTCCTGGTTGCTCCTGTCCCTCAAGTGCGGGCCGGGCGGTGGATCGTTTCCAGCCAGAGTGTCGAGCACTGGCAGGACCCGGAGGTGCGGCTGCTGGCGCGGGACTGGGCCCTGCTGCGCGTGCTCGGTTTCACCCTGCCGGAACGGCCTGGCGCGGCATACTTCACCTCTCTGGCAACGGCGCGCGAAGTGACGCTCTGGCTCAACCGGGCGGCGCGGTTGGCGACGGCCGGGCAGAGTGAGCGTCCCACGGGGACGGTGCTACGGCTGGAGGGCTTTGTGCCGGCGTTGCTGGCGGCGCTCTATGGCGCGGAGTCGCCCGCCCGTCTGGTCACGCCGGAAGATGCCCGCTACTGGCTGGGCACGGAGGCTGAACGTTTCCCGCCAGAGGCGCGGCCGGCGCTGGCCTACCTGGTACGCGAAAACATCCTGCGCCCGACGGCGCTGCTGAATGCCGGGCGGCCGCTGACCCGTGGCATCGCCCTCGGTCTGCTGGCCCGGTCACTGCTGGCGCGGGGCATCCCGGCGCTCCAGAGCGGCACGGCGCGACCCTACGACGGCACGGCGCTGACGGTACGCCTGGGCAAGGGAAAGGATGAGCAGCGCTGGACGGTCGCGCCGGACGCCTACCTGTTCCGTACCTTTGGCGGGGAATGCCTGCCAGTCGAGCGGGTCGAAATCATCGGCGGCGAGACCGTGTGCCTGTATGCCGATCAGGATGGTCGGGTGCGCTATCTCGAAGTTTCGCCGGTGCGCAACGGTGCCACCGGCGACCGGACTTCGCCGTTTTCCTGGTGGGAAGTACGGCTTTCCCCGGCTGAACTTCAGGCACAGCTTTCCAAAGCCGGCGTCAATGTGGGCGACATCCGCGAGCTGAAGCCGCTGGCGCGCGGCGATTCGGGGCGGGTGGCGCGTCTCCAGGTCGTCGGTGCGGCCGGGACAAGCACCCTGACCGGTCTCAGGATACGTTCGGCGCTTGGCGTCCGGGAAAATCTCTTCGTCATCCTGCACGAACGGGATGCTGACGGGCGGCTGACAGGCGTCCGGTTCATCGGACGCGGCTGGGGGCATGGCGTCGGGATGTGTCAGGTCGGAGCTTACGGGCTGGCGGTGGAAGGCTACACCCACGAGCAGATTCTGAAGCATTTTTACACGGGGATTGCCCTGACGCGGCTCTATCCCTGAATGGGCCCTGAACGGGTGGAGAAGTGACCCAATGGAAACCTGGCTTGGCTGGCCGGTCTGGAAACTGCTCGGTGTGGGCGTGCTCGTCGTCGGTCTGGCGCGGCGGTGGCCGACGGGGCCCGTCGTGCTGGGCGCGGGAGGTCTGACGGCCTGGCTGGCCGGGATGCCGCTGGTGGGCCATCAGACGCAGCCGGGCATGCTGGATACCCTGGGCAAGGCTTTTGTTGAAAACCGCGTCATCACGCTCTACCTGTTGACGCTGCCGGCGGTCGGTCTGGCCGAACGCCTGGGGCTGCACACGACCATGGGGCGTCTGATGGGACGGCTGACGGGCGTTTCCCTGGCGCGGCTGCTCATCGGTTTTCAGATGGCGCGGGTGGCGATGGGTGCGTTGGGGCTGCGCCTGCAGGGGCACGTCACCTTCGGGCGGCCGATTGTCGCGCCGATGGCCACGGCCGTACTGCCGTCGCCGGCCGGTGAAGGGACGGCCAAGGCGGCGGTCGCGGCAGCCGAAAACTACGGCAACTTTTTCGGCCAGAACCTGTTTCCGGCCTCGGCCGGCTGTCTGCTCGTGGCCGGGGTGATGAAGGGCGCCGGGTATCCGGTGGATGTCGTCCGTCTGGCACTGTACGCGATTCCCATTGTGGCGGTGTCGCTCGGTGTGGCAGCCGTGCAGTTCGTATGGCTGGAGCGGCAGCTTGGACAACGGCCGAACGGGACGGCCGAACACACCGCCGTGCGGCAGGATACCGGCCATGGCTGAGGGGACATCCATTCTGGCCCGGCTGGTGGGTCATCCGGCCACCCTGGAAACGGCCTTTGCGCTTATCGGTGCGCTGCTGTGGGGCTACGCCGTACAGATTGTCTGTGACTGTCGCCGCGCCCGGCGGATGCTGGCGGCAGCCTACTGGTTCACGCTGGGGTTGCTGTTTGGGTTTGGCGCGTGGCTTCCGCACTGGGTGGCCGGGTTGCTCGTCGTCGGGCTGGTGGCCGTCGAGGCGGCGGGTGGCGTGCGTACGCAGGCGACGCCTGCGCCGTCCGGTGAACCTTCTGCGCCGGGCTGGCGTGCCCTGTGGCCGGTACTGACGATTCCCACGGTCACGTTCGTGCTGGCCGGCCTGACGGCGCTGGCCGGCGGCGAAGTCGGGCGGGGCGCGGTGGTCGGGCTGGCGCTGGGGGGGCTCGTTGCCGTCGGCGTGGCGCTTGTCGTTGGACGTTTTTCGTGGCCGACGGCGCTGGCCGCCGGACGGCAGTTGACCGAGGACATCGGTCCGCTGCATCTGTTGCCCCAACTGCTGGCATCCCTTGGATTGCTCTTTACGGCGGCCGGCGTGGGAACGCTGCTGGCCGACGGGGTGCAGCGGATCGTGCCGCCGGGCAGCCTGCCAGGGGCAGCCGTCGCCTATTTTCTCGGCATGACGCTCTTTACGGCGCTGGTTGGCAATTCCTTTGCGGCGTTTTCTGTCATCACAACCGGCATCGGTGTCCCGCTGGTCGTCGCACCGTTTGGGCTGGACCCGGCACTGGTGGCCATACTGGGGCTGACGGCCGGCAGTTGCGGCACGCTCTGCACGCCCATGGCGGCCAACTTCAACCTGCTGCCGGTCGGACTCTACGGTCTGCCGGACAACTACGCCGTCATCCGCTGGCAGTGGCGCGTGGCGGCTGTGCTGTGGCCGTCCCATCTCATCGTTCTGGGACTGTTCTGGCTGTGTCGGTAAGGGCGACGGCGGTTGCCAGTTGTCTGAGCCGTTGACGTTGCGTCGCCGCGGCGCGCTCGGCTTCCACAATTGTCGTTGGCTGGAAGCGGACGGGTTGACCGGGCCGGCGCTGGACGAAATCCGGCAGATCGGCCGTGATGATGTGTGCCACACGCGGATAGCCGCCGATGGTCTGGGCGTCGGCGAGCAACACCACCGGACGGCCATCGGGTGGGAGCTGGATGCTCCCGCAGGCAACGGCCGAAGATACCAGTTCCACAGG
This genomic window contains:
- the nusA gene encoding transcription termination factor NusA, coding for MSILSEQIQAISRDKNIDPRIIIEALQDAVTAAARRHFKSNENLVAIYSEESHRMELYAAKRVTDVVVCPETEVSLEEALQADASAEIGDVLYEPRQDRFEELGRIAAQTAKQIIIQKVREAERENIYNEYIGRVGEIVHGVVKRFERGNIILDIGRTEALLPRSEQSPAENFSQNDRVRVVITQVTKDAKGPQVHVSRTSPELLKRLFEMEVPEIYDGTVTIKAAAREPGERAKVGVASNDPDVDPVGACVGMKGSRVQAVIRELRGEKIDIIPWSEDPVVFAANALSPAKVSRVQITDFTNQRLEVIVEESQLSLAIGKRGQNVRLASKLVGWNIDIRSDAEMKREVASQFQSLLSRPDVPLTDLAALNPAYAQYLKKAGIATLEELADANVNDVASILDISFDEAVALIEQARQLLPATGTNEEAASETAAEEAAPELAAGAEATPEDTAEVSLQSGGTADAPTATDTDAAPAAAALDSPTTDAIAPEGEPELQPGA
- a CDS encoding ribosome maturation factor RimP encodes the protein MDIAETIERLVTQDGFELVVCEMKKLGRRHLLRVVVDHPNGITLDHCAALSRRIGDHLDAVDAVPTAYTLEVSSPGVERGLYRLADYQRFTGHRVRLRTTVALNGRRQFRGRIAAVRTEEGPVIILRNEAGVETPIAFSDIAQAQLEVTAEDLFRVAEAKRAAREREREKDAADTRP
- a CDS encoding M16 family metallopeptidase — translated: MNILSGWMKPWHNATPQPRHMTSGTHPDTRLYDKHRVRWQLVLVLTLVVAGGLAGNWTVQARPQDTAPRLRPQDFVTEQTVAGVKTLVKRRPGSQTVAVGLFFAGGASNIAPAQAGIEALTLATATEASRRFPRALLRRETARLGCSLSYLVTYDYSALTLASTRQTFEQSWKLFADVVRHPRFEAEDVALTRERLLASLLDDEDDPDALLQKTQATAVYRQHPYAATPTGTPEALARLSVADVRAHYARLLTTKRMLLVVVGDVAPERIATEATRLFAGLPAGTPPKPLPPLSWAEADVTIVNRSMPTDYVQGVYAAPPLTAPDFPALRLAAAVLRDRIFEEVRVKRNLSYAPTAFLTAQGANLGGIYVSSVSAPQAVEVMLKEIERLKTELVEPAELRATVAQFLTTTYLAEETNSGQVAALALYELVGGGWRQNFTSLDRLQAVTPEQVRAAARKYMGNLRFVIIGDEARTRQLRDRLTVPGPGD
- a CDS encoding glycosyltransferase family 9 protein, encoding MIPVPFDRPVLFRLRSIGDTVLMTPVLSALKAWRPDLPITVVTEPLSAPLLEPHPLVDELFVIPRARRGIAGLEMRLGAIRRLRAGNFDMGFNLHGGTTAAWLMRLAGIPRRVGYALPNTRWLLTHVAPAPTEIWQKSTIHCVEQQLGLLKFVGVPVPSPLPRTKLYCAPQARAAVTAKLRRAGVSGPYAVIHPAAAFQSKQWAATHFADIVNYLAQRGLQPVIVVGPGEEPVAEAVRRALPASHRALFFTDLPLSETMALIAGCAFFVGNDSGPAHIAAAFERPLVVIFGSSNETVWSPWTNVPHRVVRHRLPCVPCAGPVCQAFPEPECIRRVTVAEVTSAIDAVFPA
- a CDS encoding SpoIID/LytB domain-containing protein, producing MAHVHVQPRISPCYNSLSHRFPGLLVSIAAVLEMLRVFCRQVAWLALVALLGAYLSGPLSAPGQVTRPRRVGIPAGSAAGIAEPEIRIALTTNADFATVTCEGPMTCSTGEPSDDVLPITAGKATVQLEVGTRPAPGSGSERYRVEVASFRSREAATAAVVRLREQVAGPVTTRYDAREQAYVVVVGDCAAPEDAEALMVSVVNAGFRRPVITRDAAPGASLPRLGVTAEGGSSLLRGAQRCTFTALEEERAPLRFSGQSYRGRIEVFLNRRGRLTVVNVVPLEAYLRGVVPNELSPTVFSNLEALKAQAIAARTYALKNRGKYAAEGYDLLPTAASQVYRGQGSEHPLSDRAVLETRGIVATYNGEPIDALYTSTSGGRTESSEYVFGAPQPYLKSVLVAPVPQVRAGRWIVSSQSVEHWQDPEVRLLARDWALLRVLGFTLPERPGAAYFTSLATAREVTLWLNRAARLATAGQSERPTGTVLRLEGFVPALLAALYGAESPARLVTPEDARYWLGTEAERFPPEARPALAYLVRENILRPTALLNAGRPLTRGIALGLLARSLLARGIPALQSGTARPYDGTALTVRLGKGKDEQRWTVAPDAYLFRTFGGECLPVERVEIIGGETVCLYADQDGRVRYLEVSPVRNGATGDRTSPFSWWEVRLSPAELQAQLSKAGVNVGDIRELKPLARGDSGRVARLQVVGAAGTSTLTGLRIRSALGVRENLFVILHERDADGRLTGVRFIGRGWGHGVGMCQVGAYGLAVEGYTHEQILKHFYTGIALTRLYP
- a CDS encoding 5-oxoproline transporter, DUF969 family subunit; this encodes METWLGWPVWKLLGVGVLVVGLARRWPTGPVVLGAGGLTAWLAGMPLVGHQTQPGMLDTLGKAFVENRVITLYLLTLPAVGLAERLGLHTTMGRLMGRLTGVSLARLLIGFQMARVAMGALGLRLQGHVTFGRPIVAPMATAVLPSPAGEGTAKAAVAAAENYGNFFGQNLFPASAGCLLVAGVMKGAGYPVDVVRLALYAIPIVAVSLGVAAVQFVWLERQLGQRPNGTAEHTAVRQDTGHG
- a CDS encoding 5-oxoproline transporter, DUF979 family subunit — translated: MAEGTSILARLVGHPATLETAFALIGALLWGYAVQIVCDCRRARRMLAAAYWFTLGLLFGFGAWLPHWVAGLLVVGLVAVEAAGGVRTQATPAPSGEPSAPGWRALWPVLTIPTVTFVLAGLTALAGGEVGRGAVVGLALGGLVAVGVALVVGRFSWPTALAAGRQLTEDIGPLHLLPQLLASLGLLFTAAGVGTLLADGVQRIVPPGSLPGAAVAYFLGMTLFTALVGNSFAAFSVITTGIGVPLVVAPFGLDPALVAILGLTAGSCGTLCTPMAANFNLLPVGLYGLPDNYAVIRWQWRVAAVLWPSHLIVLGLFWLCR